The segment ACCTCCGGGGCAAGAGAAGTCCTCCCCTCGTTCTTCACTGCCGCAGCAAAAGCCGTATCACGCCAAGTATCTAAGTCGGATCTAAAAAAAGGGATCCTTTTTCCACCTATCGACAAATTAAATGAAGTAACTCTGGAAGTCGCTTTTGCGGTGGGTGAAGCAGCAATCAAGGCGAATGCAGGACGACTCTGCGTCTTCAGCAGTTTTCAACACAACAACAATATCCACCGAATCAAAGAACTAATCACAATGATGCGGTGGAAACCTGTATATCTGCCACTCATCCCAATGTAACAACCCAATCTGGATTAGATAATACTCCATCCTTGAAATCAACACCCTCTGCCTCAAGAAGCTCAAGCTTGCGCTGTATAGCGGCGGACTCCCGCTTCCCCAAAAAACCTCCAGAGGTCAGATCACTTTTTATAACCCGATGACAAGGGACATGGGGGGCGAATGGATTCTTTCGCAACGCCTGCCCGACTGCTTGACAACTGGCGCATCGTATCGCTGAGGCAATTCCTCGATAGGTCATAACCCTCCCTCTCGGAATCTGCGCTACAAGCTGATAGACACGACACTGAAAAGGTGAAATCAAACAATCATTCTGGGAGCAATGGCTCTTTCTCGTCACGGCAATCACATACCAACCTTGCACTGACCATCCTTGCCATTTTTATCAATGTCCCGACGAATCGTCGCCATAATATCGATACCCATCTGCAGATGATTGTCGGTAAATTTACAAAAAAAATCAGAAGCACTGTCCTTACTCTTGATACCCCCTTTGCGCAATGGCAGATCAGAGACCAACATGATCGCACCAGTTGGCACGTTTAAGGCGTAGCCGACAGAAAACAGGGTTGCTATTTCCATATCAATGGCAAGTATTCGATGCTTTAAGATATAATCAATAAATTCTTGATCGAACTCCCACATCCGGTAATCGGTGGTCAACATAATTCCGTTACGAGGTTTTTTTGATGTCCTCTCAGTAATTACCTCCTCACAAATGCGATTAATCCAAAAGCCAGGCTGTGCCGGCACATCCTTAGGAAGATAATGTTGACTGGTCCCTTCATCACGGATACTGGCCGTAGGAATAATTATATCACCCACATCCAGGTCATCAGCGATGCCTCCACACATACCTAGCATAATGACGCACTCTAAATTATCTAAAAATGACAAACAGTGCATAATAATCCCTGAAGATGGGGAACCAACACCGTAATTGATTATAGAAACTCCGGTCTGCTGATCATGAACAACGTCCCAGTAGCCCGACTTAATGGGATTCCCAGTTTTATCTGAAAAATCCTGCACATATCGAGGAAAGTTGCATAATAATATATATGAACCAAACTCATCAACCGTGGATCCTGTATATCGTTCAAGAGTATTCCTGGCGTAGCTGTCTGGACGTAAAAGAGAAGAACTCATGATCAACTTCCGTTAGTAGAGTGTATTTATTGACCTAATCAGGAGGAGAAGTAAAAGCGAACACTAAAAGCATTGTATCCACAGGTGGGTAAAAAACAAGAGTAAAAGAGGTGGAAGGGGACTCGAATGGACAAAAAAAAAGGTTCCTTGCCTAGT is part of the Desulfobulbaceae bacterium genome and harbors:
- a CDS encoding AMP nucleosidase, encoding MSSSLLRPDSYARNTLERYTGSTVDEFGSYILLCNFPRYVQDFSDKTGNPIKSGYWDVVHDQQTGVSIINYGVGSPSSGIIMHCLSFLDNLECVIMLGMCGGIADDLDVGDIIIPTASIRDEGTSQHYLPKDVPAQPGFWINRICEEVITERTSKKPRNGIMLTTDYRMWEFDQEFIDYILKHRILAIDMEIATLFSVGYALNVPTGAIMLVSDLPLRKGGIKSKDSASDFFCKFTDNHLQMGIDIMATIRRDIDKNGKDGQCKVGM
- a CDS encoding MGMT family protein, yielding MISPFQCRVYQLVAQIPRGRVMTYRGIASAIRCASCQAVGQALRKNPFAPHVPCHRVIKSDLTSGGFLGKRESAAIQRKLELLEAEGVDFKDGVLSNPDWVVTLG